aaacaaaaaatgttgccCGGTCTGTCACTTCTGTGCATAAACATGCTTTAAATTTCCCCTAAAGATCCCATATTACACCTCACCCCTGTGCTACCAGTACCCGCCTTCGGCCTCACCTGGACAGTACTACTCAGAGGAGGACCAGAGAGGAATCAGTCCACCGCTTGAGGTATCAGAGGGCGAGGATGAATATGAAGGTCATAACCCTTCTTCCTTCAGGAGAGACACTAGTGGGTATTTtcaaacctctttttttttcttacattcaGTCATAAACCTTGTAAACTGAATAAAATTGCTTTAGCAATTCTTATACTTTCCACTCCAGACAACAAGAAGAAAATCCGTCTGTACCAGTTCCTCCTGGACATGCTAAGAAACGGCGACATGAGTGAGAGTATCTGGTGGGTGGACCAGGACAAGGGCATCTTCCAGTTCTCCACCAAACACAAGGAAGCCCTGGCGAACCACTGGGGTATTCAGAAAGGAAACCGCAAAAAAATGACCTACCAGAAAATGGCTCGAGCTCTGAGAAACTATGGTAAAACCGGAGAGATTAAAAAAGTGAAGAAGAAGCTAACCTACCAGTTCAGTGAGAATGTGTTGAGAAACTTATATTCACGTCAGTACCCTCAATGACAAGGGAACAAACGCTGTCTTTAATCATGCTAAACTACTCAAATTTTGTCTGTAGATTTAcaatttcagtttgtttttctacCATGTTTCCTTCCTTATTTATTTGTAATCTGTGACATTTGCTAATGTCTATATAAACAGCTTAATTTTAAACTCAAATTATGGGTGAATAAGAACAAAACTAAGAGTAAAAGATCAGTGACAGCtgcaaataaatgttttaaaaatgcatattgTAATTTTCTGAATgctgtaaataaatataatgcTCTGCTATTTTTGTCAAATTATTCAAATGAACTGGGTCTGTCtttgaacaaacaaaaaatgtgttttactccttaaaataaaaatcttcctAGCCTTGTTAAAAAGGCAGAATAGAGCTGTCCCTCTCTGGAAAGATAGAGAACTCATTagaatattaaattaaatagatgTCGCAACAACACTCTTCGTGCAAAAGATTAAGTACAATAGTTGCTACGAAATGACCTGCGAGTAAATTATAAAGGTGTATTTAGTCTGTACCTATGTAACGTCCTTCCTTGGACAAAACTTTTTCTTCACTCGTCAGTATAGTCCTTATACCTGGCTATTTAAGAGGAAggacttttatttttctttgttttgttttattttgtttgttgcaGACATTTCAAACACTTTTGTATGAATCATTAAAGCAATGTATCCCCATTTACCTCTTGCTGAAGACTGCTGCAGCCCCGCGTTTGGACAAGTGGGAGAAGTTGCACGTACAGCATAAGCTTTTATTTTACAAGTTCTCTGGTTCCGCTCCACAGCTATTTCCGCCTACGTCATTTCACCGGCCAATCAGAGTCCAAGCATTGTTTCGGTCCAAATTTCAAATGCACTCGACAAACGAACGGG
The Maylandia zebra isolate NMK-2024a linkage group LG7, Mzebra_GT3a, whole genome shotgun sequence DNA segment above includes these coding regions:
- the spi1a gene encoding transcription factor PU.1a isoform X2; amino-acid sequence: MMDGYVISSASEEVIANEAENYRPSVELYPYLTGVGEICDERRWTFQSERVQASDFENPLTELQAVSPPQLIPPYRYGSESLYLQLDPPLVPLSASPQIPYYTSPLCYQYPPSASPGQYYSEEDQRGISPPLEVSEGEDEYEGHNPSSFRRDTNNKKKIRLYQFLLDMLRNGDMSESIWWVDQDKGIFQFSTKHKEALANHWGIQKGNRKKMTYQKMARALRNYGKTGEIKKVKKKLTYQFSENVLRNLYSRQYPQ
- the spi1a gene encoding transcription factor PU.1a isoform X1; its protein translation is MMDGYVISSKQHLIFPPQKASEEVIANEAENYRPSVELYPYLTGVGEICDERRWTFQSERVQASDFENPLTELQAVSPPQLIPPYRYGSESLYLQLDPPLVPLSASPQIPYYTSPLCYQYPPSASPGQYYSEEDQRGISPPLEVSEGEDEYEGHNPSSFRRDTNNKKKIRLYQFLLDMLRNGDMSESIWWVDQDKGIFQFSTKHKEALANHWGIQKGNRKKMTYQKMARALRNYGKTGEIKKVKKKLTYQFSENVLRNLYSRQYPQ
- the spi1a gene encoding transcription factor PU.1a isoform X3, with the protein product MMDGYVISSKQHLIFPPQKASEEVIANEAENYRPSVELYPYLTGVGEICDERRWTFQSERVQASDFENPLTELQAVSPPQLIPPYRYGSESLYLQLDPPLVPLSASPQYPPSASPGQYYSEEDQRGISPPLEVSEGEDEYEGHNPSSFRRDTNNKKKIRLYQFLLDMLRNGDMSESIWWVDQDKGIFQFSTKHKEALANHWGIQKGNRKKMTYQKMARALRNYGKTGEIKKVKKKLTYQFSENVLRNLYSRQYPQ